One stretch of Balneola sp. MJW-20 DNA includes these proteins:
- a CDS encoding SDR family oxidoreductase — MNDFFKDKVCIVTGSSRGIGKTIAKDLASKGSCIVLNGRNRDSLDSTFQEVENITGKGRVIKVCSDVGQGNGAEELINKTLDHFKGIDILINNAGVSMRGALAEIKPLAVEKVIHSNVHGAILPTIYSLPHLRKSQGSIVFISSLAAIRGLPYLSIYSASKMALRGIAEAIRIEEHEHDIHVGMIYVGFTENEESKRVIGSDGKPMPLNKRDSKKALSRETVSKAVLKNIQNRRFITTMTAEGKINGFINSIIPGFVEWMVLKSIDKFRDRLK, encoded by the coding sequence ATGAATGATTTTTTTAAAGATAAGGTGTGTATTGTTACCGGGTCGAGCCGTGGCATCGGGAAAACGATTGCAAAGGATCTGGCTTCAAAAGGATCATGTATTGTATTAAACGGCAGGAACCGGGATAGCTTAGACAGTACATTTCAGGAAGTAGAAAATATCACCGGTAAGGGACGGGTCATTAAGGTTTGCTCCGACGTCGGTCAGGGTAACGGAGCAGAGGAGCTGATCAATAAGACACTGGATCATTTTAAGGGAATAGATATTCTAATCAATAATGCAGGAGTTTCCATGCGGGGAGCTCTGGCAGAGATTAAACCTTTAGCTGTTGAAAAAGTAATTCACTCTAACGTTCATGGGGCCATTCTTCCAACTATATATTCATTGCCCCACCTGAGGAAAAGTCAGGGTAGTATTGTTTTTATATCAAGCTTAGCTGCAATAAGAGGCCTGCCCTATCTTTCCATTTATTCTGCCTCTAAAATGGCGTTGAGAGGAATAGCTGAAGCAATCCGAATAGAAGAACACGAACACGACATACATGTCGGAATGATCTATGTAGGGTTTACAGAAAATGAGGAGAGTAAAAGGGTGATCGGTAGTGACGGAAAACCGATGCCTCTGAATAAAAGAGACAGCAAAAAGGCCTTAAGCAGAGAGACCGTTTCAAAAGCCGTCCTGAAAAACATTCAAAATCGAAGGTTCATTACCACTATGACTGCTGAGGGTAAAATAAATGGATTTATAAATTCCATTATTCCGGGTTTTGTTGAATGGATGGTGCTCAAATCCATTGATAAATTCAGAGACCGACTTAAATAA
- the rpsA gene encoding 30S ribosomal protein S1, with product MTEEIKDEQVEETKAEESMEEVAVEEATEDTTAEEQTSAETEAAEEKAETMTHVFTGEVEGEVYSFDDLQGPSDEYSDDEYSEMMGMYENTLNEIEEKEIVHGRIVSIDEKYVVVDIGFKSEGIIAVNEFPSDLLENMGPGDEVEVFLDRVEDKDGQLILSRKKADILQAWETIEDSHENDSVIEGYIKRRIKGGMVVDIFGIDAFLPGSQIDVRPVRDFDAYVGKTMEFQVVKLNMAAENVVVSHRALIESDLEEQRQEILETIEAGQVLEGAVKNITDFGVFIDLGGVDGLLHITDLSWGRVDDPNEIVQLDQRMNVAVIDFDEKSKRVSLGLKQLQPHPWENIHDKYPEGNKVQGRVVSIADYGAFIELEKGVEGLIHISEMSWTQHIKHPSQLVDKDDIIECVVLNINEDEKKISLGVKQLEEDPWADILERFPVGSKHTGIVRNLTNFGVFVELEPGIDGLIHVSDLSWTEKVEHPNEVVDKDQEIEVVILGVDFDNRRITLGHKQVSDNPWEQYAKEYAPGANVEGEVVKVTDKGAFVELPLGAEAFISLAKATEEEFKEGDKIEAFVLNFDENSKNIELSQLDSDKTSAKKAKKRVQQADLETGAPTLGEMSGLGALKEKMEAEEKAAADKAKDEEE from the coding sequence ATGACTGAAGAAATAAAAGACGAACAAGTAGAAGAAACTAAGGCAGAAGAATCCATGGAAGAAGTTGCTGTTGAAGAAGCAACTGAAGACACTACCGCCGAAGAGCAAACTTCAGCAGAGACTGAAGCAGCAGAAGAAAAAGCCGAAACCATGACACATGTGTTTACCGGTGAAGTTGAAGGAGAAGTTTATTCCTTTGATGATCTGCAAGGCCCATCTGATGAGTATTCCGATGATGAATACAGTGAAATGATGGGGATGTATGAGAATACACTCAATGAAATTGAAGAGAAAGAAATTGTACACGGCCGCATCGTATCTATCGATGAAAAGTATGTGGTTGTTGATATTGGATTCAAGTCAGAAGGTATCATAGCTGTTAATGAATTCCCTTCTGATCTCCTTGAAAACATGGGTCCCGGCGATGAAGTAGAAGTATTCCTTGATCGTGTGGAGGACAAAGACGGTCAGCTGATCCTGTCTCGTAAGAAAGCAGATATTCTGCAAGCCTGGGAGACTATCGAAGATTCTCATGAAAATGACAGCGTTATTGAAGGTTATATCAAACGACGTATCAAAGGTGGTATGGTCGTTGATATATTCGGAATTGACGCCTTCCTTCCCGGATCTCAGATCGACGTTCGTCCTGTAAGAGACTTCGACGCATATGTTGGTAAGACCATGGAATTCCAGGTTGTGAAACTGAATATGGCTGCAGAGAATGTGGTTGTATCTCACAGAGCACTAATCGAGTCTGATCTCGAAGAGCAGCGCCAGGAAATTCTGGAGACCATCGAAGCAGGTCAGGTACTGGAAGGTGCCGTGAAAAATATTACCGACTTCGGTGTTTTCATCGATCTTGGTGGTGTAGACGGTCTGCTCCACATTACCGACCTTTCATGGGGTCGCGTGGATGATCCAAATGAGATCGTTCAACTGGATCAGCGTATGAACGTTGCTGTTATCGACTTTGACGAGAAGTCCAAGAGAGTGTCTCTGGGTCTGAAGCAGCTTCAGCCGCATCCATGGGAGAATATCCATGACAAGTATCCTGAAGGAAATAAAGTACAGGGCCGTGTGGTATCTATCGCAGATTACGGTGCTTTCATCGAACTTGAGAAAGGCGTTGAAGGACTGATCCATATTTCTGAAATGTCCTGGACACAGCACATCAAGCATCCGTCACAATTAGTGGACAAGGATGACATCATCGAATGTGTAGTACTGAACATCAACGAAGATGAGAAGAAGATCTCACTGGGTGTGAAGCAGCTGGAAGAAGATCCATGGGCAGACATCCTGGAAAGATTCCCGGTTGGTTCAAAGCACACCGGAATCGTGAGAAATCTGACCAACTTCGGAGTATTTGTTGAACTAGAGCCAGGTATCGACGGTCTGATCCACGTATCTGATCTGAGCTGGACTGAGAAAGTGGAGCATCCAAACGAAGTTGTTGATAAAGACCAGGAGATCGAAGTAGTGATCCTTGGTGTAGACTTTGACAACAGAAGGATCACACTCGGTCACAAGCAGGTTTCCGACAACCCTTGGGAACAATATGCTAAGGAATACGCTCCGGGTGCCAATGTTGAAGGTGAAGTTGTGAAAGTAACCGACAAGGGTGCTTTTGTAGAGCTGCCCCTCGGTGCTGAAGCATTCATCAGCCTTGCAAAGGCAACGGAAGAAGAGTTTAAAGAAGGCGACAAGATTGAAGCTTTTGTGCTCAACTTCGATGAAAACAGCAAGAACATTGAGCTTAGCCAGCTCGACTCTGACAAGACTTCTGCCAAGAAGGCCAAGAAAAGAGTTCAGCAGGCTGACCTTGAAACGGGAGCACCAACACTTGGTGAAATGTCCGGACTTGGAGCGCTCAAAGAGAAAATGGAAGCTGAAGAGAAAGCAGCTGCCGACAAAGCTAAAGACGAAGAAGAATAA
- the cmk gene encoding (d)CMP kinase, which produces MIVTIDGPAGSGKSSTARAVAERLKIQFLDSGALYRVATLLYIDSGKSEPLFFERLEKSTISFHFQEKIFHVFLDGEEVTDKIRTMEVSEHVSEVASRKEVRAFVNALMREAVKKDVYVADGRDLGTAVFPDADLKFFMVADLETRARRRFDELKEKGMEADLDSIKQNIEVRDQKDSSRSEDPLKKADDAILIDTSKLTFEEQLTKIADQVSDLVHNK; this is translated from the coding sequence ATGATAGTTACAATAGATGGTCCCGCTGGATCGGGAAAAAGTTCTACAGCGCGAGCAGTTGCTGAACGACTTAAAATTCAATTTCTGGATTCCGGAGCACTGTACAGAGTGGCAACACTTCTCTACATCGATTCTGGTAAAAGCGAACCATTGTTCTTTGAACGGTTGGAAAAAAGTACAATTTCTTTTCACTTCCAAGAAAAAATTTTTCACGTTTTTCTGGACGGGGAAGAAGTTACTGACAAGATCCGAACTATGGAAGTATCTGAACATGTTTCAGAAGTAGCTTCCAGAAAGGAAGTCCGGGCTTTCGTCAATGCATTAATGAGAGAAGCAGTTAAAAAAGATGTCTACGTTGCTGACGGCAGAGATCTTGGAACTGCAGTATTTCCTGATGCCGATCTGAAGTTCTTTATGGTTGCGGACCTGGAAACCAGAGCACGCCGCCGATTTGATGAACTAAAGGAAAAAGGGATGGAAGCAGACCTCGATAGTATTAAACAAAATATCGAAGTCAGAGACCAAAAGGACTCCAGCAGAAGTGAAGATCCATTGAAGAAAGCAGATGATGCGATCCTCATTGATACTTCCAAACTGACATTTGAAGAACAGTTAACCAAAATAGCAGATCAGGTCTCTGACCTGGTACATAATAAATAA
- the rpsT gene encoding 30S ribosomal protein S20, with amino-acid sequence MPQTKQAIKRVRQAQKRKEHNKTRRSRIRTLVKKVYEAKDKAAAEKALTDAVSFIDRMTTKGIIHKNTAGRKKAQITKYVNNL; translated from the coding sequence ATGCCACAGACTAAACAAGCGATCAAACGAGTTCGCCAGGCACAGAAGAGAAAAGAGCATAACAAGACACGACGATCCAGAATCAGAACGCTGGTTAAAAAAGTGTATGAAGCCAAAGACAAGGCCGCAGCTGAAAAAGCTCTGACGGATGCTGTTTCTTTTATTGACCGAATGACCACAAAAGGAATCATTCATAAAAATACTGCCGGACGTAAGAAAGCTCAGATCACCAAGTACGTCAATAACCTGTAA
- the gpmI gene encoding 2,3-bisphosphoglycerate-independent phosphoglycerate mutase: MANPNDKALLVILDGFGLADDPSVSAIDKAQKPFIDSLFREYPNSRLLASGENVGLPDGQFGNSEVGHLNIGAGRIVWQELSRINKAIRDKSFFENPTLTEAMKKAAGKGRIHLMGLFSDGGVHSHNDHIYALLEMSKSFGIDHTYVHAFTDGRDTSPQGGIQYAEEFNNKAEEIGIGELASVIGRYYAMDRDHRWERVKLAYDLLVNGEGAYFNSAREAFQSSYDEGVTDEFIKPVLLSKDEGSRIRKGDVVIFFNIRGDRAREISVALNSSDFTEFPVQDLDLHYTTFTSYDSTFDFARVAYPPQELKNTLGEWLSKKGLRQFRIAETEKYPHVTYFFNGGIETPYNGEERKVIPSPKVATYDLQPEMSAPEVTQTLCNKLSEGVYDFVCLNYANPDMVGHTGDMDAAIEAVEAVDAGLKQVVEAAMGQDYRILIIADHGNADKMIKEDGSPHTAHTTAPVPVILVNYPEKVELKEGILANVAPTLLKLMGVAKPDEMTADPLF; the protein is encoded by the coding sequence ATGGCCAACCCGAATGATAAAGCACTCCTGGTTATACTGGATGGTTTTGGGTTGGCAGATGACCCATCTGTTAGTGCCATAGATAAGGCACAAAAACCATTTATTGATTCATTATTCAGGGAATACCCAAATTCCCGGTTACTTGCCAGCGGAGAAAATGTAGGCCTGCCTGACGGGCAGTTCGGCAATTCTGAGGTCGGTCACCTGAACATCGGTGCCGGCCGTATTGTATGGCAGGAACTTTCCCGCATTAATAAGGCCATCAGGGACAAAAGTTTTTTTGAAAACCCCACCCTCACCGAAGCCATGAAGAAAGCAGCCGGAAAGGGTCGAATACATCTTATGGGGCTCTTTTCGGATGGCGGCGTTCACAGTCACAACGACCACATCTATGCCCTCCTCGAGATGAGCAAGTCTTTCGGAATAGATCACACCTATGTACACGCATTTACGGATGGACGTGATACTTCTCCTCAGGGTGGCATTCAATATGCGGAAGAATTTAATAATAAAGCCGAGGAGATCGGAATCGGTGAACTCGCTTCCGTGATCGGCAGATATTATGCTATGGATCGGGATCATCGCTGGGAACGGGTGAAGTTAGCCTACGACCTGCTGGTTAACGGAGAAGGAGCCTACTTTAACTCTGCCAGGGAAGCTTTTCAAAGCAGTTACGACGAAGGCGTTACCGATGAATTCATAAAACCTGTATTACTCAGCAAAGATGAAGGATCCAGAATTCGCAAAGGGGATGTCGTCATTTTCTTTAATATACGCGGAGACCGGGCCCGGGAGATCTCAGTAGCACTGAACTCATCTGACTTTACAGAATTCCCGGTTCAGGATCTGGATCTCCACTATACCACATTCACTTCTTACGACAGTACTTTTGACTTCGCAAGAGTTGCTTACCCTCCACAGGAATTAAAAAATACCCTTGGTGAGTGGCTCAGTAAAAAAGGCCTGCGCCAGTTCCGGATTGCAGAGACTGAAAAATACCCGCACGTCACATATTTCTTCAACGGAGGAATTGAAACACCGTATAATGGGGAAGAACGAAAAGTTATCCCGAGTCCCAAAGTAGCCACCTACGATCTTCAACCCGAAATGAGTGCTCCTGAAGTTACCCAAACTCTTTGTAACAAACTTTCGGAAGGAGTCTATGATTTTGTCTGCCTCAATTATGCCAATCCGGATATGGTGGGACATACCGGTGATATGGATGCGGCAATAGAAGCGGTTGAAGCAGTGGATGCAGGCTTAAAACAGGTAGTGGAAGCTGCAATGGGTCAGGATTACAGGATTCTGATTATAGCTGATCATGGTAATGCCGATAAAATGATAAAAGAGGACGGCAGTCCGCATACTGCACACACAACCGCTCCTGTACCGGTAATTTTAGTTAACTACCCGGAAAAGGTCGAACTTAAAGAAGGAATTCTGGCAAACGTTGCCCCTACCCTGTTGAAGCTCATGGGTGTAGCCAAGCCGGATGAAATGACGGCTGATCCGCTATTCTAA
- a CDS encoding ATP-dependent Clp protease ATP-binding subunit, with translation MEGNFSSKVRDVIQFSREEALRLGHDYIGTEHLILGIVRLGDGVAVRILKNLDCDLFKLKKTIEDTVRGTGGSVQVGNIPLTKQAEKVLRITYLEAKLYKSDTIGTEHLLLSLLRDDENIAAQILHQFNISYDAVREELDLIISGKSRDEHSDATSVSASASSSKGPTGSGSSREKKMEKSKTPVLDNFGRDLTQMAEEGKLDPIIGRDKEIERVAQVLSRRKKNNPVLIGEPGVGKTAIAEGLAARIIEKKVSRVLYDKRVIALDLAALVAGTKYRGQFEERMKAVMTELEKTDNVILFIDELHTIVGAGGASGSLDASNMLKPALARGDIQAIGATTLNEYRQFIEKDGALERRFQKIMVDPTTAEETVEILNQIKSKYEKHHSVRYQEEALEACVKLTDRYVTDHFLPDKAIDALDEAGARVHLSNITVPQSIIDLEEEIETTSHEKNSMVKKQRFEEAARLRDKEKRLIEELEMAQREWEKESENIVFDVTEEDVASVIAMMSGVPVNKISQNEGQKLLKMKETLSNQVIGQDEAIVKLTKAIQRTRAGLKDPSRPIGSFIFLGPTGVGKTEMAKVLAKYLFDKEDTLIRIDMSEYMEKFSVSRLVGAPPGYVGYEEGGILTEKVRRKPYSVVLLDEIEKAHPDVFNILLQVLDDGILTDSLGRRVDFRNTIIIMTSNIGARDIRNLGKGIGFDTDDSAFDYAKMKSTIQDALKKVFNPEFLNRIDDVITFKPLEKDDIFKIIDLLCEDLFNRIGELGYEIEVTKAAKDFISDRGFDQKYGARPLKRAIQKYIEDPLAEELLENKYPEGSSIKIKMNKSRDDLEFDWTKAEKTEDTKDAEGSADADSSEEAKEKEA, from the coding sequence ATGGAGGGAAATTTTTCAAGCAAAGTTCGCGATGTGATCCAGTTCAGCCGGGAGGAAGCTCTTCGCTTAGGACATGATTATATCGGTACAGAGCATCTCATTTTAGGTATAGTAAGGTTAGGAGACGGCGTTGCAGTACGAATATTAAAAAATCTGGATTGTGATCTCTTCAAACTGAAAAAGACCATCGAAGATACCGTTCGTGGTACCGGTGGATCCGTACAGGTCGGAAATATTCCACTTACCAAACAAGCAGAGAAAGTTCTGCGTATCACTTATCTGGAGGCTAAACTCTACAAAAGCGATACCATCGGCACAGAGCACCTGCTGCTCTCATTGTTAAGAGATGACGAAAATATAGCAGCGCAAATATTACATCAGTTCAATATTTCTTACGATGCCGTAAGAGAAGAACTGGATCTAATCATATCGGGAAAGTCACGGGATGAGCATTCTGATGCGACTTCAGTATCGGCCAGCGCATCTTCGTCAAAGGGACCAACTGGTTCCGGTAGCTCAAGGGAAAAGAAAATGGAAAAATCTAAGACACCGGTTCTCGACAACTTTGGCCGGGATCTGACTCAGATGGCTGAGGAAGGCAAACTGGATCCTATCATTGGTCGGGATAAAGAAATTGAAAGGGTTGCTCAGGTTCTGAGTCGCCGTAAAAAGAATAACCCGGTACTGATCGGTGAACCAGGTGTGGGTAAAACCGCAATTGCCGAGGGACTGGCAGCACGTATCATCGAAAAGAAAGTATCGCGCGTACTCTACGATAAAAGAGTGATCGCTCTGGATCTTGCAGCACTGGTTGCAGGAACAAAGTATCGCGGTCAGTTTGAGGAACGCATGAAAGCAGTCATGACCGAACTGGAAAAGACTGATAATGTGATCCTTTTCATTGATGAACTGCACACCATCGTAGGTGCCGGGGGAGCAAGCGGCTCTCTGGATGCCTCAAATATGCTTAAACCGGCTCTTGCAAGAGGCGACATTCAGGCAATCGGTGCAACGACCCTAAACGAATATCGTCAGTTTATCGAAAAAGATGGTGCATTGGAACGAAGATTCCAGAAGATCATGGTTGATCCAACTACTGCTGAAGAGACCGTAGAGATCCTCAATCAGATCAAATCGAAGTATGAGAAGCATCATTCTGTTCGATACCAGGAAGAAGCACTTGAAGCCTGTGTGAAACTGACCGACCGTTATGTAACGGATCACTTTTTACCGGATAAGGCGATCGATGCTTTGGATGAAGCCGGTGCCAGAGTGCATTTGTCTAACATCACCGTACCTCAGAGCATCATAGATCTGGAAGAAGAGATCGAAACGACCAGCCATGAGAAAAACTCCATGGTCAAAAAGCAGCGCTTTGAAGAAGCTGCAAGACTCAGAGATAAAGAGAAGCGGCTGATCGAAGAACTTGAGATGGCTCAGCGCGAATGGGAGAAAGAATCAGAGAATATCGTATTTGATGTTACTGAAGAAGACGTAGCTTCTGTCATCGCAATGATGAGTGGTGTTCCGGTGAATAAGATCAGCCAGAATGAAGGCCAGAAATTACTCAAAATGAAAGAAACCTTATCCAACCAGGTAATTGGTCAGGATGAGGCGATCGTCAAGCTTACCAAAGCAATTCAGAGAACCAGAGCAGGACTCAAAGATCCTTCACGTCCTATTGGTTCCTTTATCTTCCTTGGCCCAACCGGGGTTGGTAAAACTGAGATGGCAAAAGTACTTGCAAAGTATCTCTTTGACAAAGAGGATACACTCATTCGAATCGATATGAGTGAATACATGGAGAAGTTCAGTGTATCCAGACTGGTCGGAGCTCCTCCGGGTTATGTAGGGTATGAGGAAGGTGGTATTCTAACCGAGAAAGTCCGCCGCAAGCCATATAGTGTGGTTTTACTAGACGAGATCGAGAAAGCTCATCCGGATGTATTCAATATTCTTCTGCAGGTGCTGGACGACGGTATACTTACCGACAGTCTCGGCCGAAGAGTTGATTTCAGAAATACGATCATCATTATGACTTCCAATATCGGAGCACGTGATATCCGTAATTTGGGTAAGGGAATCGGGTTTGATACCGATGACTCTGCTTTCGACTACGCCAAGATGAAAAGCACTATTCAGGATGCACTTAAGAAAGTATTCAATCCTGAGTTTCTGAATCGTATTGATGATGTTATTACCTTCAAGCCGCTTGAGAAAGATGATATCTTTAAGATCATCGACCTGTTGTGTGAAGATCTTTTCAACAGAATTGGTGAGCTTGGATACGAAATTGAAGTAACCAAAGCCGCTAAGGACTTTATTTCTGACCGTGGATTTGATCAGAAATATGGTGCAAGACCTCTGAAAAGAGCTATTCAGAAATACATAGAAGATCCGCTGGCCGAAGAACTTCTGGAAAATAAATATCCCGAAGGTTCATCTATTAAGATCAAGATGAATAAGTCGAGAGATGACCTGGAATTCGACTGGACCAAAGCGGAGAAAACTGAAGACACTAAAGACGCAGAAGGTTCTGCCGACGCTGATTCTTCGGAAGAGGCTAAGGAAAAAGAAGCCTGA
- a CDS encoding NAD-dependent epimerase/dehydratase family protein — MNYHLITGGCGFVGRNFVKRLHATTEDTIFFIDDLSVGTHPSTWLPEGIKSRKGNGLEFFGDDERMVFLKADARHFIRNLTQDPDYIIKTYGLPVQGFKDVFHFAAIVGGRAKIDGDPMMVALDLSIDAEFFYWVCKQKPERVLYPSSSAAYPVDLQTESDAIALSESDIDFKNMGQPDMTYGWSKLTGEYLAHIAAKYYDVSVTCIRPFSGYGEDQDLSYPIPAIARRAALKEDPFEVWGTGEQGRDFVHIEDVMDCTLMAMDNIHDGTAINIGSGKLTSFIDIIKIFTSFAGYDPEIKRLLDKPVGVHSRYANMDHVFNDLGWKPKLSLEDGMRRVYDVAVKKYT; from the coding sequence ATGAACTATCATCTGATTACCGGTGGATGCGGATTCGTTGGCCGCAATTTTGTTAAAAGACTACATGCCACCACTGAAGACACAATTTTTTTCATAGACGATCTTTCAGTCGGTACCCATCCTTCTACCTGGCTGCCGGAAGGAATAAAGAGCCGTAAAGGAAACGGACTCGAATTCTTTGGGGATGATGAAAGAATGGTATTCCTGAAAGCGGATGCCCGTCATTTCATCAGAAACCTCACGCAGGATCCCGATTATATTATCAAAACCTACGGATTACCTGTACAGGGATTTAAAGATGTATTTCATTTTGCAGCTATCGTGGGCGGGCGTGCCAAGATCGACGGAGACCCTATGATGGTAGCCCTGGATCTTTCTATTGATGCTGAATTTTTCTACTGGGTCTGTAAGCAGAAACCTGAGCGTGTGCTCTATCCAAGCTCCAGCGCTGCATATCCAGTTGATCTTCAAACCGAATCAGATGCGATTGCACTGTCGGAGTCAGATATCGACTTTAAGAATATGGGTCAACCTGACATGACCTATGGCTGGTCTAAGTTAACCGGGGAGTATCTGGCTCATATTGCTGCAAAATACTACGATGTATCTGTTACCTGCATTCGGCCTTTCTCCGGTTATGGCGAAGATCAGGACCTCTCCTATCCTATCCCTGCGATTGCACGACGCGCAGCTCTTAAAGAAGATCCGTTTGAAGTGTGGGGAACCGGAGAACAAGGACGTGATTTTGTGCATATTGAAGATGTAATGGACTGTACACTGATGGCAATGGATAATATCCATGATGGTACTGCTATTAATATCGGCAGCGGAAAACTGACCTCATTCATTGACATCATTAAAATTTTCACCTCATTTGCAGGCTATGATCCTGAAATCAAAAGATTATTAGATAAACCGGTGGGTGTTCATTCACGCTACGCGAATATGGACCACGTCTTTAATGATCTGGGATGGAAACCGAAGTTATCCCTGGAAGACGGAATGCGTCGTGTTTATGACGTTGCCGTTAAAAAATACACCTAG
- a CDS encoding glycosyltransferase, with protein sequence MPVIVCFGPGPKFKGGISNYNTSLARTLDKDPDNEVHIVSWTQQYPSIIPREFVDKSSHSDFLEGTRIKVRYITNYNNPFSWKQTARYIASLNPDKVIFQWAISIQGIPMGSIAKWLKKHSGAEVLFDLHFVVQKEGSSIDEILTRRGIKHADTYITHAYKTVDELKKLFPHTDFVVNEDGHRSGHSTTVIKLFHPVYDLYQPDPEFNTDAFKNELGLREHVFLYFGFIRKYKGLHNAIKAFQKVAEQRDDVSFLICGEEFWATVDESKFSTKIKRALFGIAQALFLKNKESEQDYRPLTLVNELGLEESIVVKNEFIPNEDVHKYFQVSDCSVLYYLTATPSGVESLTYNFELPILATRVGHFPETIEHGFNGYLAEPDNIDSMAEEMLHFLREPLPPENVKEAAKEMSWERYAKAILND encoded by the coding sequence ATGCCGGTAATAGTTTGTTTCGGACCGGGGCCAAAATTTAAAGGAGGTATTTCCAACTACAATACCTCCCTTGCCCGTACGCTGGATAAAGACCCGGATAATGAGGTTCATATCGTTTCCTGGACTCAACAGTATCCGTCCATTATACCTCGGGAATTTGTCGATAAAAGCAGTCATTCGGATTTTCTGGAAGGAACCAGGATCAAAGTCAGGTATATCACTAATTACAACAATCCCTTTTCGTGGAAACAGACTGCCCGATATATAGCTTCTCTTAACCCGGACAAAGTCATCTTCCAATGGGCCATTTCTATTCAGGGTATCCCAATGGGATCTATTGCAAAATGGCTGAAGAAACACTCGGGTGCCGAGGTACTCTTTGATCTTCACTTTGTCGTTCAAAAAGAAGGAAGCAGTATTGATGAGATACTGACCAGACGCGGGATCAAACATGCCGATACCTATATCACGCATGCTTATAAGACCGTGGATGAATTAAAGAAGCTATTTCCACATACTGATTTTGTGGTCAACGAGGACGGACATCGCTCCGGTCATTCCACTACGGTCATAAAACTCTTTCATCCCGTCTACGACCTCTATCAACCGGATCCGGAATTCAATACCGATGCATTTAAAAACGAGCTTGGACTCAGAGAGCATGTATTCCTTTACTTCGGATTTATCAGAAAATACAAGGGTTTACATAATGCTATCAAAGCCTTTCAGAAAGTGGCTGAGCAAAGGGATGACGTTTCCTTTTTGATATGCGGAGAAGAATTCTGGGCAACGGTCGATGAAAGCAAGTTTTCTACCAAGATCAAAAGGGCTCTTTTCGGAATTGCACAGGCGTTATTTCTTAAAAATAAAGAAAGCGAACAGGATTACCGGCCATTAACCCTGGTTAATGAGCTGGGACTGGAAGAATCCATAGTCGTCAAGAATGAGTTCATCCCAAATGAAGATGTTCACAAATATTTTCAGGTTAGTGATTGCAGTGTTCTTTATTACCTCACAGCTACACCTTCCGGGGTAGAATCACTCACCTATAACTTTGAATTACCCATTTTAGCAACCAGGGTTGGGCACTTTCCTGAGACCATTGAGCACGGATTTAACGGATATCTTGCAGAACCTGATAATATTGATTCTATGGCCGAAGAAATGCTTCACTTTTTAAGGGAACCGCTTCCCCCTGAAAACGTAAAGGAAGCCGCAAAAGAGATGTCCTGGGAGCGATACGCTAAAGCAATTCTGAATGATTAA